One Candidatus Binataceae bacterium DNA window includes the following coding sequences:
- a CDS encoding PIG-L family deacetylase, giving the protein MIQLFTGALGEIATVGAHCDDIAIGMGGTLLTLAAAEPGLRVRGLVLSGRGTEREAEESEALVALCTGADVEVSILDIPDGRAPAHWERIKDALNEFRRSCNPRVVFGPHRGDAHQDHRLLAELLPTEFRDHLILGYEILKWESDTPQPTLFHPLSAEVAEEKARLLHKHYPSQAAHDWFDEEAFLGLSRLRGVQCRSPHAEAFVLQKSVVAFGGL; this is encoded by the coding sequence ATGATCCAACTTTTTACCGGCGCACTTGGTGAGATCGCGACCGTCGGCGCGCATTGTGACGACATTGCGATCGGCATGGGTGGCACCCTGCTGACTTTGGCCGCGGCCGAGCCGGGACTGCGGGTACGGGGGCTGGTGCTGTCGGGCCGCGGCACCGAACGCGAAGCCGAGGAGTCGGAGGCGCTCGTCGCCCTCTGCACCGGCGCGGACGTCGAGGTGAGCATTCTCGACATTCCGGACGGTCGGGCACCTGCGCATTGGGAACGAATCAAGGATGCCCTCAACGAGTTTCGTAGATCATGCAATCCGCGGGTAGTGTTCGGCCCGCATCGCGGCGACGCTCACCAAGACCATAGGCTGCTCGCTGAGCTCCTGCCCACAGAATTCAGGGACCACCTGATCCTCGGCTACGAGATCCTCAAGTGGGAATCGGACACACCGCAACCCACTCTGTTCCATCCTTTATCGGCCGAGGTAGCCGAGGAGAAGGCCCGCCTTTTGCATAAGCACTACCCGTCCCAGGCGGCGCACGACTGGTTCGACGAGGAAGCGTTCCTCGGCCTGTCTCGGCTGCGCGGCGTGCAGTGCCGTAGCCCCCATGCTGAGGCATTTGTCCTGCAGAAGTCGGTCGTCGCCTTCGG